Genomic DNA from Enterococcus saccharolyticus subsp. saccharolyticus:
ATAGCCTAATTCAGTTAAACGTTCACCTAAAATAGCTTTGGTTGCAACTTGTGCCATTGGAATACCAGTTACTTTACTCAAGAAAGGTACTGTTCGACTTGCGCGTGGGTTAACTTCAATCACATAGACTTGATTATCATGAATAACAAACTGAATATTCATCATCCCCACACAGTTTAGACCTAAGGCTAGACGTTTGGTGTAATCTTCAATTGTCGCCATAATTTCATCCGAAAGATTTTGTGGCGGATACATAGCCATTGAATCACCCGAATGGACACCTGCACGTTCAATGTGTTCCATAATACCTGGGATTAGCACTGTTTTTCCATCGCAGATTGCATCTACTTCACATTCTTTACCGATTAAGTAACGATCGACTAACACAGGATGTTCAGGTGATGCTTTTACTGCATTTCGCATATAATCTTCTAAATCTTGTTGATTTTCAACGATTTCCATCGCACGCCCACCTAAAACGTAACTTGGGCGTACAAGGACAGGATAACCGATACGAGAGGCAATTGCTACTGCTTCTTCGGTATTTGTGGCTGTATCACCTGGTGGTTGTGGAATATCCAGTCCTTTTAAGGCTTGTTCAAATAAATCACGGTTTTCGGCGCGATCTAAGTCTTCAATACTCGTACCAAGAATCTTCACACCAGCTTTAACAAGTGGTTCAGCTAAATTGATTGCTGTTTGGCCACCAAATTGCACAATTACACCAATTGGTTGTTCTAAATCAATGACATTTAAGACATCTTCTAACGTTAATGGTTCAAAATAGAGTTTATCTGAAATCGAGAAGTCCGTTGAAACTGTTTCGGGATTACTATTCATAATTACAGCTTCATAACCTGCTGCTTGAATAGCTTTCACGGAATGAACAGTTGCATAGTCAAATTCGACCCCTTGACCAATACGAATTGGCCCAGAACCTAAAACTAAGACAGAAGGTTTTTCACTGCGAATACTTTCATTTTCAAACTCATACGTGCTGTAGAAATATGGCGTTGCTGACTCAAATTCGGCAGCACATGTATCGACCATTTTATAGACAGGTAAAAGATGATTGTCTGTACGTAATTGACGAACAGCGCCTTGTTCTGTCTGCCATAATTCTGCAATCTTACGGTCTGTGAAGCCATTTTGTTTGGCAGTTTTTAAAACCTCCAAATCGTTAGGTGCTTGTTGTAATGCTTGTTCGATTTCAATGATATGCAGTAATTTATCTAAGAAAAATAGATTAATTTTCGTTAAATCAGCTAATTCTTCGATGGTATAACCACGTCGAATGGCTTCTGCTAAATAGAACAAACGATCATCTTGCGCTTTGACAATCTTTTCTGTTAAGACGTCATCTGTCACTTCCGCAAACTCTGAGATTTCTAAATGATGCGTACCAATTTCTAACGAACGTACTGCTTTTAACAATGACTCTTCAATGTTTCGACCAATCGACATGACTTCGCCCGTTGCTTTCATTTGCGTGCCTAAAATACGATCGCCCGATTCAAATTTATCAAATGGCCAGCGAGGAATTTTCGCAACCACATAATCTAAAGCTGGTTCAAATTCAGCATAAGTTGTTTCGGTAACTGGATTTTTCATTTCATCTAAAGTTAAACCAACCGCAATTTTAGCAGCTAATTTCGCAATCGGATAACCCGTTGCTTTACTTGCTAACGCAGATGAACGAGACACACGTGGGTTTACTTCAATGACATAGTATTTAAAGCTATGTGGATCAAGTGCTAATTGGACGTTACAGCCACCTTCAATTTTTAATGCACGGATAATCGATAGTGACGCATCACGCAACATTTGATATTCATGATCAGACAACGTTTGGCTTGGCGCAAAAACGATTGAATCGCCTGTGTGGATGCCAACTGGGTCAAAGTTTTCCATGTTACATACAACAATTGCATTGTCG
This window encodes:
- the carB gene encoding carbamoyl-phosphate synthase large subunit; this translates as MPKRTDIKKIMVIGSGPIVIGQAAEFDYAGTQACLALREEGYEVVLVNSNPATIMTDKEIADKVYIEPITFEFVSRILRKEQPDAILPTLGGQTGLNMAMELAKSGILEELDIELLGTKLSAIDQAEDRDLFKQLMEELNQPIPESVIVTTVEEAVDFANEIGYPIIVRPAFTLGGTGGGMCDNEAELRHIAENGLKLSPVTQCLIERSIAGFKEIEYEVMRDSADNAIVVCNMENFDPVGIHTGDSIVFAPSQTLSDHEYQMLRDASLSIIRALKIEGGCNVQLALDPHSFKYYVIEVNPRVSRSSALASKATGYPIAKLAAKIAVGLTLDEMKNPVTETTYAEFEPALDYVVAKIPRWPFDKFESGDRILGTQMKATGEVMSIGRNIEESLLKAVRSLEIGTHHLEISEFAEVTDDVLTEKIVKAQDDRLFYLAEAIRRGYTIEELADLTKINLFFLDKLLHIIEIEQALQQAPNDLEVLKTAKQNGFTDRKIAELWQTEQGAVRQLRTDNHLLPVYKMVDTCAAEFESATPYFYSTYEFENESIRSEKPSVLVLGSGPIRIGQGVEFDYATVHSVKAIQAAGYEAVIMNSNPETVSTDFSISDKLYFEPLTLEDVLNVIDLEQPIGVIVQFGGQTAINLAEPLVKAGVKILGTSIEDLDRAENRDLFEQALKGLDIPQPPGDTATNTEEAVAIASRIGYPVLVRPSYVLGGRAMEIVENQQDLEDYMRNAVKASPEHPVLVDRYLIGKECEVDAICDGKTVLIPGIMEHIERAGVHSGDSMAMYPPQNLSDEIMATIEDYTKRLALGLNCVGMMNIQFVIHDNQVYVIEVNPRASRTVPFLSKVTGIPMAQVATKAILGERLTELGYEDGLYKTSNEVHVKAPVFSFTKLLKVDTYLGPEMKSTGEVMGSDVNLEKALYKAFEASGLHIPEFGSVLLTIADETKEEALDLAKRFADIGFSLIATSGTAAYLEEHGLNVKQVAKISETDEETVLDKIRSGNTQAVINTMDKNRQNASQDGFMIRREAVEHGVPLFTSLDTADAILKVMESRAFSTKAI